Proteins co-encoded in one Salvelinus sp. IW2-2015 linkage group LG17, ASM291031v2, whole genome shotgun sequence genomic window:
- the wnt1 gene encoding protein Wnt-1 encodes MWCDTMRILTLLLGVKAACILLVSSLSGTGAVNNSGRWWGIVNVASSANLLTNSKNVQLVLDPSLALLSRRQRRLIRQNPGILHAIAAGLHTAIQECKWQFRNRRWNCPTTHSPAIFGKIVNRGCRETAFVFAITSAGVTHAVARSCSEGAIESCTCDYRRRGPGGPDWHWGGCSDNVDFGRMFSREFVDSSERGRDLRYLNNLHNNEAGRMTVSSEMRQECKCHGMSGSCVVRTCWMRLPSFRAVGDFLKDRFDGASRVVYANKGSNRASHRADPRHLEPENPAHKPPSSRDLVYFEKSPNFCSYNGKTGTHGTSERNCNSSSPALDGCELLCCGRGFKTQTEKVTERCHCTFHWCCHVSCLNCTSTQTLHQCL; translated from the exons ATGTGGTGTG ACACAATGAGGATCCTCACACTGCTTCTGGGGGTGAAAGCCGCGTGCATCCTGCTCGTTTCCTCGCTCTCAGGCACGGGAGCAGTCAACAATAGCGGCCGgtggtg GGGGATTGTGAATGTGGCCTCCTCTGCCAACCTCCTCACCAACTCCAAGAATGTCCAGTTGGTCCTGGACCCTAGCTTGGCCCTGCTGAGCCGTCGCCAGCGCCGCCTCATCCGCCAGAACCCGGGGATCCTCCACGCTATCGCAGCCGGCCTGCATACTGCCATCCAGGAGTGCAAATGGCAGTTCAGGAACCGCCGCTGGAACTGCCCGACCACCCACAGCCCGGCAATATTTGGCAAAATCGTCAACCGCG GTTGCCGAGAGACGGCATTTGTGTTTGCGATCACGAGTGCGGGAGTGACCCATGCGGTGGCTCGCTCCTGCTCTGAGGGGGCCATTGAGTCGTGCACCTGTGACTACCGTCGCCGGGGGCCTGGGGGCCCTGACTGGCACTGGGGCGGCTGCAGTGACAACGTGGACTTTGGCCGGATGTTCAGCCGGGAGTTTGTGGACTCCAGCGAGAGAGGAAGGGATCTCCGATACCTCAACAACCTACACAACAACGAGGCAGGGAGAATG ACAGTGTCGTCAGAGATGCGGCAGGAGTGTAAATGCCATGGCATGTCAGGGTCATGCGTCGTGCGTACCTGCTGGATGCGTCTACCCAGCTTCCGCGCCGTGGGGGACTTCCTGAAGGACCGCTTCGACGGAGCCTCCCGGGTCGTCTACGCCAACAAGGGCTCCAACCGCGCCTCTCACCGCGCCGACCCACGCCATCTCGAACCCGAGAACCCCGCCCACAAACCCCCATCGTCCAGAGACCTGGTCTACTTCGAGAAGTCGCCCAACTTCTGCTCCTACAACGGCAAGACGGGTACCCACGGTACCTCTGAGAGGAACTGTAACAGCTCGTCTCCGGCGCTGGACGGGTGTGAGCTCCTGTGTTGCGGTAGAGGGTTCAAGACCCAGACTGAGAAGGTCACTGAGAGGTGTCACTGTACGTTCCACTGGTGCTGCCATGTCAGCTGCCTCAACTGCACCAGCACACAGACGTTACACCAGTGCCTCTGA